In Leptospiraceae bacterium, one DNA window encodes the following:
- a CDS encoding FAD-binding dehydrogenase: protein MQADVVIVGGGLAGIVAALDLLDNEKKVILIDRDKKENFGGLAKLSFGGVFMVNTPNQRRLGIKDSIELALSDWNSCANFGNTKDYDLPKKWAELYVNQSQEDIYKFFTKRKVGFFPVVHWVERGMFKPGNSVPRFHMVWGTGKGLIDSLVTHLYNHKNVSNLNCIFEHRVTQILTEKKIVAGCIAREEGSGRTIEVRAEKTMLASGGIAGDLIRVRKNWDKSLGTPPEVLLNGSHKYALGDMHDMSGKLGARLTHLEKMWNYAAGVHHPIGDKELHGLSLVPPKSALWLNFEGKRIGPIPLVTGFDTKFLVEEICKQKKKYSWQILNWKIAVKELAVSGSEYNEAIRDKKIFAFLKQVKFGNKKLVEDLTNACEDFVVAGTVSELVEKMNKLNGDSLVKLNLVEKEIQDWDSMIERGEKFHNDDQLRRLSQLRNYGGDKARTCSPQKILDKDAMPLIAIREFILTRKSLGGIQTDLESRVLNNSGKPIEGLYAIGETAGFGGGGLHGEGALEGTFLGGCAVSARAAVRSILGKKI, encoded by the coding sequence ATGCAAGCAGACGTAGTGATTGTAGGTGGTGGGTTAGCCGGAATAGTTGCAGCCTTAGATTTGTTAGACAACGAAAAAAAAGTAATCTTAATAGACAGGGATAAAAAAGAAAACTTTGGAGGGCTTGCAAAACTTTCCTTTGGAGGGGTGTTCATGGTGAATACTCCGAATCAAAGAAGACTCGGAATTAAAGACAGTATTGAACTCGCTTTATCGGATTGGAATTCTTGTGCAAACTTTGGAAATACCAAAGATTATGACCTCCCGAAAAAATGGGCAGAGTTGTATGTAAATCAATCTCAAGAAGATATTTATAAATTCTTCACTAAAAGAAAAGTCGGATTTTTTCCAGTAGTCCACTGGGTTGAGAGAGGAATGTTTAAGCCTGGAAATAGTGTACCGAGGTTTCACATGGTGTGGGGGACAGGGAAAGGACTAATTGACTCTTTAGTGACTCACCTTTACAACCATAAAAATGTTTCAAATCTGAATTGCATTTTTGAACATAGAGTAACTCAAATTTTAACCGAAAAGAAAATAGTTGCAGGCTGCATTGCAAGAGAAGAAGGCAGTGGAAGAACAATTGAAGTTCGTGCAGAAAAAACTATGCTCGCATCAGGTGGGATAGCGGGGGATTTAATAAGAGTAAGAAAGAATTGGGATAAGTCACTTGGTACTCCACCGGAAGTTCTTTTAAACGGCTCTCACAAATATGCGTTAGGCGACATGCACGATATGTCAGGAAAACTTGGAGCAAGACTTACTCATTTGGAGAAGATGTGGAATTACGCTGCGGGTGTTCATCACCCTATTGGGGATAAAGAGCTTCACGGTCTAAGCCTTGTTCCCCCTAAGTCAGCTCTTTGGCTAAACTTTGAAGGGAAAAGAATTGGTCCCATACCTTTGGTTACAGGGTTCGATACTAAGTTTTTAGTAGAAGAAATTTGCAAACAAAAGAAAAAGTATTCATGGCAGATTCTAAATTGGAAAATTGCAGTCAAAGAGCTTGCTGTTTCAGGATCTGAATACAACGAAGCTATTCGAGATAAAAAGATTTTCGCATTTTTAAAACAAGTGAAGTTTGGGAATAAAAAATTGGTAGAGGATTTAACCAATGCTTGTGAAGATTTTGTAGTAGCCGGTACAGTTTCGGAATTGGTCGAAAAAATGAATAAGCTAAACGGTGATAGTTTAGTAAAATTGAACTTAGTAGAAAAAGAAATTCAAGATTGGGATTCAATGATCGAGAGAGGAGAAAAATTTCACAACGACGACCAGCTAAGAAGACTATCTCAACTTAGAAATTATGGTGGAGACAAGGCTAGGACTTGCAGCCCTCAAAAAATTTTGGATAAAGATGCGATGCCTCTTATTGCAATTAGAGAATTTATTCTAACCAGAAAAAGTCTAGGTGGAATTCAAACAGATTTAGAGAGCAGGGTTTTGAATAATAGTGGAAAACCAATCGAAGGACTTTATGCGATAGGCGAAACTGCCGGATTCGGTGGTGGAGGACTTCACGGTGAGGGTGCCTTGGAAGGCACATTCTTGGGTGGGTGTGCAGTGAGCGCAAGAGCCGCAGTTCGTTCCATATTAGGGAAAAAGATATAA
- a CDS encoding ATP-dependent Clp protease adaptor ClpS yields MAPITEEITESQIKYSTDDIYGNKVILYNDEFNSFDHVEDCLIKICFKNKREAKKIAMEAHTKGKAICYKGSLEECETVAEKMGKEKLTVSLE; encoded by the coding sequence ATGGCTCCGATTACAGAAGAAATTACAGAATCTCAAATCAAATACAGTACAGACGATATTTACGGAAATAAAGTAATCCTTTATAACGATGAATTCAACAGCTTCGATCACGTGGAAGATTGCCTTATAAAAATCTGTTTTAAAAATAAAAGAGAAGCAAAAAAAATTGCCATGGAAGCCCACACAAAAGGAAAAGCTATTTGTTATAAGGGAAGTCTCGAAGAGTGCGAAACTGTTGCAGAAAAAATGGGAAAAGAAAAACTCACTGTGTCACTGGAGTAG
- a CDS encoding PrsW family intramembrane metalloprotease — protein sequence MWEKINPFVYSVISILPWGLALFMLHPEKWLRKFFLATVSIVFGFLSTQVVLFLHPILWPEVEKKVKKVSLLSQTAHIAFIQAGMMEETFKILFILLIILVFGYNFKKREFHKNSVLISGFVALGFSLIENYTYISKQTVNFRFEIFIGRTIHSSNIHLLINLCFSLFLLKSNNKSWKEKILTIAYGFFLAVFQHGVVDFFLLPSSKFGSWLATALFVGIWVWVVKDMRKFVYETTPVTQ from the coding sequence ATGTGGGAAAAAATAAATCCTTTTGTCTATTCGGTTATTTCTATACTTCCTTGGGGTTTGGCTTTATTTATGCTGCACCCTGAAAAATGGTTACGAAAATTTTTTTTAGCCACAGTATCAATTGTATTCGGATTTTTATCCACACAGGTAGTTTTATTTTTGCATCCTATTCTCTGGCCCGAAGTAGAAAAGAAAGTAAAAAAAGTGAGCCTATTGTCTCAGACTGCGCATATCGCATTTATCCAAGCCGGGATGATGGAAGAGACTTTTAAAATTCTATTTATTCTATTAATCATTTTAGTATTTGGGTATAATTTTAAAAAAAGAGAGTTTCATAAAAATTCGGTACTGATTTCAGGGTTTGTTGCACTCGGGTTTTCTCTAATCGAAAATTATACTTATATCAGTAAACAAACCGTAAATTTTAGATTTGAAATTTTTATCGGTAGAACAATCCACTCGTCGAATATTCATCTACTAATCAATCTTTGTTTTTCTCTATTTTTGTTAAAGAGCAACAACAAATCGTGGAAAGAAAAAATTTTAACCATAGCTTACGGTTTTTTTCTGGCAGTATTTCAACACGGAGTTGTTGACTTTTTTCTTTTACCTTCTTCTAAGTTTGGGAGTTGGCTTGCAACCGCTCTATTTGTAGGGATTTGGGTTTGGGTAGTGAAGGATATGAGGAAGTTCGTATATGAAACTACTCCAGTGACACAGTGA
- a CDS encoding energy transducer TonB, giving the protein MEEKSSFIARSTNRGIELGASLLCWVSPFVGLGVFFPMGALILYPKNRKIKISAFQALALQVLVYGVTYPLEILFYYSEGIEIFLTKLVTGNSFHYFKFLYSSIGFLVLILQKNHSSKRMRKMNLQGRFLYKRSHRLTNWFYILLIFVASVSLTEILISKLDPYQISRNPVGVIRDSLLYFFTLVFAISGFLGEKNIFLVFRKIFCSYTVQQRYNLPSKEISGEYFFKKARFAKFREYVLPGWGQIFLQRYWKGFPLMFVFLLALLFFTVSFFFFLDPIFSLRYMTSLGLKPGIPDKEIFQYVGNFYIPLFLGGFLVAVYAFSRYLLKNSLKQDIEVLNERGLESGFSNNLHLSILLHLILVSLVFLIPVTLQRSSGKKQGDNSKTHYQPEKLEFYFIDPNIPDEVKDLNGGVVSGTDTANKKEGEKISDEKPADYGKIKGYVKRIKGKKLPKTYSNYISAKMRGPENFMDYWRRAPKPYSSVVAYTITQDGDITDIELVESSDYPEQDRMTLELIESMAPVMPPPGVKGDIRVTELFWNGAIDPEAMPTQLQKEMVLMFDGRYMEEL; this is encoded by the coding sequence ATGGAAGAAAAAAGTTCATTTATTGCAAGATCGACAAATAGAGGTATAGAGCTTGGAGCGAGCCTATTGTGTTGGGTTAGTCCTTTTGTGGGTCTTGGAGTTTTTTTCCCGATGGGTGCTTTGATATTGTACCCGAAAAATAGAAAAATCAAAATATCTGCATTTCAGGCTTTGGCTCTTCAAGTTTTAGTGTATGGGGTTACTTATCCGTTAGAAATTTTATTTTACTACAGCGAAGGTATTGAAATTTTTTTAACCAAACTCGTAACAGGAAATAGTTTTCACTATTTTAAGTTTTTATATTCTTCGATAGGATTTCTGGTTCTTATATTACAAAAAAATCACAGCTCTAAAAGAATGAGAAAAATGAACTTACAGGGGCGATTTTTATATAAAAGATCTCATAGATTGACGAATTGGTTTTATATTTTATTGATTTTCGTAGCTTCTGTATCACTTACAGAAATTTTAATCAGTAAGTTGGACCCCTACCAAATTTCCAGAAACCCTGTAGGAGTAATTCGAGATAGTTTACTGTATTTCTTTACACTGGTATTTGCAATTTCTGGATTTCTTGGGGAAAAGAATATCTTTTTAGTATTTAGAAAAATCTTTTGTTCCTACACAGTTCAGCAAAGATACAACCTTCCTTCAAAAGAAATCAGTGGAGAATATTTTTTTAAAAAAGCAAGGTTTGCCAAATTTAGAGAATACGTTTTACCCGGTTGGGGGCAAATTTTTTTACAGCGATATTGGAAAGGTTTTCCACTTATGTTTGTATTTTTACTTGCATTATTATTTTTTACTGTAAGTTTTTTCTTTTTTCTCGACCCGATTTTTTCTTTAAGGTATATGACTTCTCTCGGACTAAAACCCGGTATCCCTGACAAAGAAATTTTTCAATACGTTGGCAATTTTTACATCCCACTTTTTTTAGGAGGTTTTTTGGTTGCAGTGTACGCCTTTAGTCGCTATCTTTTAAAGAATTCTTTAAAACAAGATATAGAAGTTTTAAATGAGAGGGGTTTAGAGAGCGGGTTTTCCAATAATCTTCACTTGAGTATTTTACTCCATTTGATTTTAGTTTCACTAGTTTTTTTAATTCCGGTAACCTTACAAAGAAGTAGCGGTAAAAAGCAGGGCGACAATTCAAAAACGCATTACCAACCGGAAAAATTGGAATTTTATTTTATAGATCCGAATATACCCGATGAAGTAAAAGATTTGAATGGTGGGGTAGTGTCCGGCACAGACACTGCAAACAAAAAAGAAGGAGAAAAAATATCAGACGAGAAACCTGCCGACTACGGCAAGATCAAAGGTTATGTAAAACGAATCAAAGGAAAAAAACTTCCAAAGACTTACTCGAATTATATTTCTGCAAAAATGAGAGGGCCTGAAAATTTTATGGACTATTGGAGAAGAGCACCAAAACCGTACTCCTCTGTAGTAGCCTATACAATTACTCAAGATGGAGATATTACAGATATAGAGCTCGTCGAATCTTCCGACTACCCTGAGCAAGATCGAATGACCTTGGAACTAATAGAAAGTATGGCTCCTGTTATGCCCCCTCCAGGCGTAAAGGGAGATATTCGGGTTACAGAATTATTTTGGAATGGAGCTATTGATCCTGAAGCAATGCCTACACAATTGCAAAAAGAAATGGTCTTGATGTTCGACGGACGTTATATGGAAGAGCTTTAG
- a CDS encoding glycine--tRNA ligase, translated as MAKEKEESGLKQIVALSKRRGLIFPGSEIYGGLSNTFDYGPYGIEILSNLKKLWWEYFVHRREDIVGLDSSILLNPTVWEASGHLSNFSDPLMDCKSCKSRIRVDHFIEEKKGEGFASGKSLDDLTKIISEEGYTCPTCGSKGSFTEARNFNLMFKTSHGASEGESQDIYLRPETAQGIFLNFKNIYTTCRKKIPFGIAQIGKSFRNEIMARQFIFRTREFEQMEMEYFCEPGTQKEWFDFWIKYCMNWLTNIVGLKKENLRLREHEKEELSFYSDSTTDIEYKFPFGWGELWGVASRTDYDLKQHEKFSGEDLKYHDQQNNKKYIPYVVEPALGLNRLLLAVLSDSYEEEKLEDGETRTVLKLSPKTAPIKIAVFPLMKKDGLDSKAKEIFEDLKTHWYTEYDDSAAIGKRYRRQDEIGTPYCVTIDYDTLKDETVTIRERDSMSQNRLSISKLKTYFLEKL; from the coding sequence ATGGCAAAAGAAAAAGAAGAATCAGGTTTAAAGCAAATTGTTGCTCTTTCTAAAAGAAGAGGACTCATTTTCCCGGGATCCGAGATCTACGGCGGGCTTTCCAATACTTTTGATTATGGCCCTTATGGAATCGAGATTTTATCCAATTTAAAAAAGCTCTGGTGGGAGTATTTTGTTCATAGAAGAGAGGATATAGTCGGGTTAGATTCTTCCATTTTGCTAAACCCTACAGTGTGGGAAGCCTCCGGGCACTTGAGTAATTTTAGTGACCCTCTTATGGACTGCAAGTCCTGTAAATCTAGAATTCGAGTGGACCACTTCATAGAAGAAAAAAAAGGCGAAGGATTTGCATCCGGGAAAAGTTTAGACGATCTTACAAAAATTATTTCTGAAGAGGGCTATACCTGCCCGACTTGTGGATCAAAGGGAAGTTTTACAGAAGCCAGAAATTTTAACTTGATGTTTAAAACTTCACACGGTGCATCCGAGGGAGAGTCACAAGATATTTATCTTAGACCGGAGACTGCTCAAGGAATATTTCTAAATTTTAAAAATATATACACTACTTGCAGAAAAAAAATTCCGTTCGGTATAGCACAAATCGGTAAATCTTTTAGAAATGAAATCATGGCACGACAGTTTATTTTTAGAACTAGAGAATTCGAACAGATGGAAATGGAATACTTCTGTGAGCCGGGAACTCAAAAAGAATGGTTCGATTTTTGGATAAAATATTGTATGAATTGGCTTACGAATATAGTCGGACTAAAAAAAGAAAATTTAAGACTAAGAGAGCACGAAAAAGAAGAGCTTTCTTTTTATAGCGATTCTACCACAGACATAGAATACAAATTTCCTTTTGGTTGGGGAGAGTTATGGGGAGTCGCATCTCGAACCGATTACGATCTAAAACAACACGAAAAATTTTCTGGTGAAGATTTAAAATACCACGATCAACAAAATAATAAAAAATACATTCCTTATGTAGTAGAGCCTGCGCTCGGACTAAACAGACTCTTACTTGCAGTTTTATCTGACTCTTACGAAGAAGAAAAATTAGAAGATGGAGAAACAAGAACTGTACTAAAACTATCCCCAAAAACTGCCCCTATTAAAATCGCAGTATTTCCACTTATGAAAAAAGATGGCTTAGACTCTAAAGCAAAAGAAATCTTTGAAGACTTAAAGACCCACTGGTACACCGAGTACGACGATAGCGCTGCAATAGGTAAAAGATACAGAAGACAAGACGAGATAGGGACTCCTTATTGTGTAACAATAGACTACGACACACTAAAAGACGAGACTGTTACAATACGAGAAAGAGACTCTATGAGTCAAAATAGGCTATCCATCTCAAAATTAAAAACCTACTTTCTAGAAAAATTATAA
- a CDS encoding transposase, producing MEISISSFYYQSDAKIKRKQEDKQLIEKIEAYLDLMPQSGYRSVTYFLRNDMKINHKRVYRIMHENLLKCSPKRLIIMRPRIQNIT from the coding sequence TTGGAGATCAGTATCTCTTCCTTTTATTACCAATCGGATGCAAAGATTAAAAGAAAACAGGAGGATAAGCAACTAATAGAAAAGATTGAAGCATATCTGGATTTAATGCCTCAATCAGGTTACAGGTCTGTCACTTATTTTCTGAGAAATGATATGAAAATCAATCATAAGCGAGTTTACAGGATCATGCATGAAAACCTTTTAAAATGCAGTCCGAAGAGGCTTATCATCATGCGACCACGGATTCAAAACATAACCTGA
- a CDS encoding transposase, whose protein sequence is MDMENREVIGRAVSDKLNSELVRSAFESALMNRGSLEGYIHHTDSDRRYCSHEYIELLNNSKIQISMCLGNAYENAHAESFNKTIKYQEINISCYADKIEAAKSIFQFIDRYNSIRPHSALGGLSPLQFKNKQKYIFFFTVLGGHFNCIHWSKLAYSNDK, encoded by the coding sequence ATGGATATGGAAAACAGAGAGGTCATCGGACGAGCTGTTTCTGATAAACTTAATAGTGAACTTGTCAGGTCTGCATTTGAGTCGGCTCTCATGAACAGAGGAAGTCTCGAAGGTTACATTCATCATACTGATTCTGATAGAAGATATTGTTCGCATGAATATATAGAACTTCTGAACAATTCCAAAATACAAATTTCAATGTGTCTTGGTAATGCATATGAAAATGCACACGCAGAATCTTTTAATAAAACTATCAAGTATCAAGAGATAAATATCTCCTGTTATGCTGATAAAATTGAAGCAGCCAAAAGTATTTTTCAATTTATTGATCGGTACAATTCAATCAGACCTCATTCAGCTTTAGGAGGACTATCTCCTCTGCAATTTAAAAATAAACAAAAATATATTTTTTTCTTTACAGTTTTAGGGGGGCACTTCAATTGCATCCACTGGAGCAAACTCGCTTACTCAAATGACAAATAG
- a CDS encoding DUF1564 family protein: MNPQKFTETQSSLLVPAKYMDEFNRRTTGLSRRKYLHALLNRYRNVILWGTFEKMERVKKAYQEVGQNLQKKNFTPNNEDWIELGILADWLGTTKTALFTLLLVLDLAEWDIILPSRFFENGVPTPVTTIAGGAYLSKRKTTRYNRLKRHKPDEKSKTNTIN, encoded by the coding sequence ATGAACCCACAAAAATTTACAGAAACACAATCGAGTTTGCTTGTTCCAGCAAAATATATGGACGAGTTCAATAGAAGAACGACAGGTTTATCAAGGAGGAAATATTTGCACGCATTGTTGAACAGATACAGAAATGTGATTCTTTGGGGAACTTTTGAGAAGATGGAGAGGGTAAAAAAGGCCTATCAAGAAGTCGGGCAAAATTTGCAGAAGAAGAATTTTACCCCAAATAACGAAGACTGGATTGAGCTTGGCATTCTTGCAGATTGGCTTGGTACCACAAAGACCGCTCTTTTTACTCTTCTGTTAGTGCTTGACCTTGCCGAATGGGACATAATTCTCCCCAGCAGATTCTTCGAGAATGGAGTTCCCACCCCGGTAACCACGATTGCGGGGGGAGCTTACCTCTCCAAGAGAAAAACGACCCGCTACAATAGACTAAAACGACACAAACCTGACGAAAAGAGCAAAACAAACACTATAAACTGA
- the ileS gene encoding isoleucine--tRNA ligase — protein MSKEKEKKENPYSSTVILPNTDFLMKADLAKREPLLIEKWVKENTFGKMKESRVGAKKFVLHDGPPYANGNFHVGHALNKILKDIIIKSKHLSGFYTDMIPGWDCHGLPIEVQVLKNLGKNASSTSPSELRKKCREYATEFVQKQGDDLSRFLCVWDKERKYLTMSRDYESKIVDTFGKLFKEGYIFKGKKPVYWSVDLATAHAEAEIEYYNVTSPSIYVKFQAEGKPDLFCLIWTTTPWTLPANLAISFNKEIEYSIYQSDSHGKLILADGLKESVESKTGVVLKKIQPITSEEISKLKFIHPFIDRISIPLFGRHVTLDAGTGCVHTAPGHGVDDYKVGLEAGLEPFSPVDDRGRYTDEFLPMKGINIFEANPKIIELLKEKNSLLFETKLEHSYPHSWRSKKPLIFRATPQWFFSIDKNDLRKNSLSAIDKVNWIPNWGITRIRSMVENRPDWCLSRQRNWGVPIPAFKCEDCEETYITNESISFFTELVQKDGIEIWYEKVAKDLLPPNTVCQKCKGRNFTKENDILDVWFDSGVSNFAVLEDNPKEPPADLYLEGTDQHRGWFQSSLWPSMALRKFPPYKSVLTHGYVLDEKGHAMSKSLGNVMNPTTDIINVYGADILRLWVSSQDFRDDVKIGKDAVKIIGEQYRKIRNTFRYLLGNLNKYTLDGIPKKENLSELDRYFLSLLSNLSTEILQSYSNYQFHSVYHKLLNFCSVDLSGEYFEIIRDSLYCDKIDSGVRISHIQSLAVILETLTILIAPILSFTAEEVWESYGKKNSVFLNEFKNISEFKDENLEKKYSEIFHLKTQVQKALEVARQSGKIGKSLEGKVFIDLLKNENLLKSFSLEELEKLFVVSQVEFGKSTVEVISLVQSETANISVVLPKEPECPRCWRRTREISKEGQLCKRCNSLEI, from the coding sequence ATGAGTAAAGAAAAAGAGAAAAAAGAAAATCCTTATTCATCTACCGTAATTCTACCGAATACAGATTTTCTTATGAAGGCAGACCTCGCAAAGAGGGAGCCACTTCTAATTGAAAAATGGGTCAAGGAAAACACTTTTGGTAAAATGAAAGAATCCAGAGTGGGGGCAAAAAAATTTGTACTCCACGATGGTCCCCCTTATGCAAATGGAAATTTTCACGTTGGCCACGCACTGAATAAAATCCTGAAAGACATAATCATAAAATCAAAACACTTATCTGGATTTTATACTGATATGATTCCTGGGTGGGATTGTCACGGACTTCCTATAGAAGTGCAGGTATTGAAAAACTTAGGAAAAAATGCATCTTCCACCTCCCCCTCTGAGCTTAGAAAAAAATGCAGGGAATACGCAACCGAATTTGTTCAAAAACAAGGAGACGACCTAAGTCGATTTCTTTGTGTCTGGGATAAAGAAAGAAAATATCTCACAATGAGTAGAGACTACGAATCAAAAATCGTAGATACTTTTGGGAAGCTATTTAAAGAAGGATATATTTTCAAAGGGAAAAAGCCTGTGTACTGGTCTGTTGATCTAGCAACTGCACACGCAGAGGCTGAAATTGAGTACTACAACGTAACCTCTCCATCTATCTATGTAAAATTTCAAGCAGAAGGGAAGCCCGATCTTTTTTGCTTAATATGGACTACTACTCCATGGACTCTACCCGCAAACCTAGCAATTTCTTTTAATAAAGAAATCGAGTATTCTATTTATCAATCCGATAGTCATGGAAAACTTATACTTGCAGACGGTTTAAAAGAATCTGTAGAAAGTAAGACAGGGGTAGTTCTAAAAAAAATACAGCCTATTACCTCAGAAGAAATTTCAAAATTAAAATTTATTCATCCGTTTATAGATAGAATCTCTATTCCTCTTTTTGGTCGTCATGTTACTTTGGATGCAGGTACAGGTTGTGTTCACACTGCCCCGGGTCATGGAGTCGATGACTATAAAGTAGGACTCGAAGCCGGTCTTGAGCCGTTTAGCCCTGTTGATGACAGAGGAAGATACACTGATGAATTTTTACCCATGAAGGGAATAAATATTTTTGAGGCAAACCCTAAAATTATTGAACTATTAAAAGAAAAAAATTCTCTACTTTTTGAAACAAAATTAGAGCACTCCTACCCTCATAGTTGGAGAAGTAAAAAGCCTCTTATCTTTAGAGCTACCCCTCAGTGGTTTTTTTCCATAGATAAAAATGACCTTAGGAAAAATTCACTTTCAGCCATTGATAAGGTAAACTGGATCCCTAATTGGGGAATTACAAGAATTCGATCTATGGTAGAAAATAGACCCGATTGGTGTTTGTCAAGGCAAAGAAATTGGGGAGTGCCGATTCCCGCATTTAAGTGTGAAGATTGTGAAGAAACGTATATCACAAACGAATCTATTTCTTTTTTTACCGAGTTAGTCCAAAAAGATGGAATAGAAATTTGGTATGAAAAAGTGGCTAAAGACCTTCTACCTCCAAATACTGTATGCCAAAAATGCAAAGGGAGAAATTTCACTAAAGAAAATGATATTTTAGATGTTTGGTTTGACTCTGGTGTGTCTAATTTTGCAGTATTAGAGGATAACCCGAAAGAGCCTCCGGCTGACCTATACCTCGAAGGGACTGACCAGCACAGGGGATGGTTTCAATCGAGCCTTTGGCCTTCTATGGCTCTTAGAAAATTTCCTCCCTATAAAAGTGTTTTAACGCATGGCTATGTTTTAGATGAAAAGGGACACGCAATGTCAAAATCACTCGGAAATGTGATGAACCCTACTACGGACATTATCAATGTGTATGGTGCGGATATTTTAAGGCTTTGGGTTTCTTCCCAAGACTTCAGAGACGACGTAAAAATCGGTAAAGACGCAGTAAAAATAATCGGAGAGCAATACAGAAAAATTCGTAATACGTTTCGCTACCTCTTAGGAAATTTGAATAAATATACGTTAGACGGTATTCCTAAAAAAGAAAATCTATCCGAATTAGACAGGTATTTTCTTTCTCTTTTAAGTAATCTTTCCACTGAAATTTTACAATCCTATTCTAACTACCAATTTCATTCGGTCTATCATAAGCTATTAAATTTTTGCAGTGTTGACCTTTCGGGAGAATACTTTGAAATAATTCGAGATAGTTTGTATTGCGATAAAATTGACTCTGGTGTCAGAATTTCTCATATTCAATCCTTGGCTGTTATTTTAGAAACTCTAACTATTCTCATTGCACCAATTTTAAGTTTTACTGCAGAAGAAGTGTGGGAATCTTACGGAAAGAAAAATTCTGTATTCTTAAATGAATTTAAAAATATTTCTGAATTTAAAGATGAAAACTTAGAAAAAAAATATTCTGAGATATTTCACCTAAAAACGCAAGTCCAAAAAGCTTTAGAGGTCGCAAGGCAGTCAGGAAAAATTGGGAAGTCCCTCGAAGGAAAAGTTTTTATTGATTTACTGAAAAATGAAAATTTACTAAAATCTTTTAGTTTAGAAGAATTAGAAAAGCTATTTGTGGTTTCTCAAGTAGAGTTTGGAAAGTCTACTGTAGAGGTGATTTCATTAGTCCAGTCAGAGACTGCAAATATTTCGGTTGTGCTTCCAAAAGAACCAGAATGCCCAAGGTGTTGGAGGAGAACAAGAGAAATCTCAAAAGAAGGGCAACTTTGTAAGAGGTGTAATAGCTTAGAGATATAG
- a CDS encoding TRAM domain-containing protein gives MIHLYRILLSLFLTGVSLLVLYFGYIRDLSIYIYPALTFITSLIIFYGEGKLFPKLKGDFLFCSGIGAVIGLSLAYFLSAIFKDLHFNGIHIFLSFLFGLIGIRAGVEFAKDPGLSVFGGGGIGAFSLGSREKGAEIRDKILDTSVVIDGRILDIADTHFIDGPLILPNFVLREIQLISDSSDPIKRARGRRGLDMLNKLQRKGSIEVKITYTDYTDTREVDAKLIKLARDTGAKLVTNDFNLNKVAELQGVKVLNLNNLANALKPVVLPGEEIQIQVIKEGKDENQGIGYLEDGTMVVIENGGHLVGKDVKVNVTSIIQTAAGKMIFTKAIK, from the coding sequence ATGATTCATTTATACAGAATATTACTATCATTATTTTTAACAGGTGTTTCTTTACTAGTACTCTATTTTGGGTACATTAGAGATTTATCTATTTATATTTATCCTGCTTTGACTTTTATAACATCTCTAATTATTTTTTATGGAGAAGGAAAGTTGTTCCCTAAGTTGAAGGGAGATTTCCTTTTTTGTTCAGGAATCGGGGCAGTGATCGGTTTGTCTTTAGCGTATTTTTTAAGCGCAATTTTTAAGGATTTGCATTTCAACGGAATTCATATATTTCTCAGCTTTCTTTTTGGCTTAATCGGAATCCGTGCAGGGGTAGAGTTTGCCAAAGACCCAGGCTTGTCTGTTTTTGGAGGTGGAGGAATAGGAGCTTTTTCCCTCGGCTCAAGAGAAAAAGGTGCTGAAATTCGAGATAAGATTTTAGATACCTCTGTTGTAATCGACGGAAGGATTTTAGATATTGCAGACACCCACTTCATTGACGGGCCACTTATTCTTCCCAACTTTGTTTTAAGAGAGATTCAACTAATCAGTGATTCTTCAGACCCGATCAAACGCGCTCGGGGTAGAAGAGGACTCGACATGTTAAATAAACTACAAAGAAAAGGCTCTATTGAAGTTAAGATCACCTATACTGACTATACAGACACAAGAGAAGTGGATGCTAAGTTAATTAAACTCGCAAGAGATACAGGTGCAAAATTGGTTACAAACGATTTTAATCTAAATAAAGTCGCAGAACTTCAAGGGGTAAAAGTACTTAACTTAAACAATTTGGCAAATGCTTTGAAACCTGTAGTTTTACCGGGTGAAGAAATTCAGATCCAAGTAATCAAAGAAGGCAAAGACGAAAACCAAGGAATCGGTTATTTAGAAGACGGCACAATGGTAGTGATCGAAAATGGGGGACACCTTGTAGGCAAAGACGTAAAAGTAAACGTCACCTCAATAATTCAAACTGCTGCCGGAAAAATGATTTTCACAAAAGCGATTAAATAA